A genomic window from Plasmodium malariae genome assembly, chromosome: 10 includes:
- the PmUG01_10015700 gene encoding nucleolar preribosomal GTPase, putative, whose amino-acid sequence MVKLKKVSKRQTLKQKYAIIKKVAAHKRKLKKIIKKTNIHNRRTTKRSLKIPECIFKKNILNNIKLLSLNKKNKNKEEEKCKEVKIDYYDDCTLKNVKYQLDMLSKGDEQGILSENVNKYAADNLNDEDLCITERYSEISTFYEYLELEFCEKMKLFEKAKGKSYTKLNEKYMFIDILLEVIKNCDILFYLVDVRNPLIYVDKDIIDFIHFCKKEVIIVLNKCDLVDNAIIQQWLVYFRKNFITIPFISFSKKYPIYLANNNKSATKVSEGNFSNLANGNSSKLCIKNVIKKFFNKHIKITYGVIGNIYTGRSSFMQTLLNEFSYPKIMQKHVDINVDHNINIYTKRGLILKKNLNGIELIKKLHALSHKEKLTLLSDFLLNLSGKNFKTILKILNEDKILDKYQNSFVGIKLDKEQKKEIKKEIIQHLFLSDQKEHLKKDINFDNMKKLYNKIFLNKVPYYIIPKTQLTCVSSNNHDEYNIIRQFDNIKDEIYHKIDEFIFSQKKKFKNYIIVKSDMFNFYN is encoded by the coding sequence atGGTCAAGTTAAAGAAAGTAAGCAAGAGGCAAACCCTAAAACAGAAATATgccattataaaaaaagttgcAGCTCATAAgaggaaattaaaaaaaattataaaaaaaacaaatattcataatagaAGGACTACGAAAAGGTCATTAAAAATTCCAGaatgtatatttaagaaaaatatactgaataacataaaattattgtctttaaataaaaaaaacaaaaacaaagaGGAAGAAAAGTGTAAAGAAGTTAAAATAGATTATTATGATGACTGTACTTTgaaaaatgtgaaatatCAATTAGATATGTTATCAAAAGGAGATGAACAGGGTATCCTTAGTGAAAATGTAAACAAATACGCTGCTGACAATTTAAACGACGAGGATCTGTGCATTACGGAACGTTATTCAGAAATATCAACCTTTTATGAATATCTTGAACTAGAATTCTGCGAAAAGatgaaattatttgaaaaggCTAAAGGAAAAAGTTACACGaagttaaatgaaaaatatatgtttattgaTATCTTATTAGAAGTGATAAAAAACTGTGATATACTGTTTTACCTTGTTGATGTAAGAAACCCTTTAATTTATGTAGACAAAGATATAATTGATTTCATACATTTCTGTAAAAAGGAAGTAATAATCGTTTTAAATAAATGCGATTTAGTAGACAATGCAATAATACAACAATGGTTAGTTTACTTtcgtaaaaattttataacaatCCCTTTCATATCTTTTTCTAAGAAATACCCAATCTATTTAgcaaataataacaaatcaGCCACAAAAGTATCAGAAGGAAATTTTAGTAATTTAGCTAATGGTAATAGCagtaaattatgtataaaaaatgttataaaaaaattctttaacaaacatattaaaattacttACGGTGTTataggaaatatatatacaggcAGAAGTAGCTTCATGCAAACCTTATTAAATGAGTTTAGTTACCCAAAAATTATGCAGAAACATGTGGATATCAACGTTGATcataacattaatatatatacaaaacgTGGActgattttaaaaaaaaatttaaacggAATTGAGTTAATTAAAAAGTTACATGCACTAAGtcataaagaaaaattaaccCTTTTAAGtgactttttattaaatttaagtggaaaaaattttaaaactattttgaaaattttaaatgaagaTAAAATTCTTGATAAGTACCAAAATTCTTTTGTTGGTATTAAACTGGACAAGgagcaaaaaaaagaaattaaaaaagaaattattcaACATCTTTTTCTGTCAGATCAAAAAGAACATTTAAAGAAAGATAttaattttgataatatgaaaaagttatacaataaaatatttttaaataaagtgCCTTATTACATAATTCCAAAAACGCAATTAACATGTGTGAGTTCAAACAATCAcgatgaatataatattatcagACAGTTCGATAACATCAAAGATGAAATTTATCACAAAATTgatgaatttatattttctcaaaaaaaaaaatttaaaaattatatcattgTCAAAAGTgatatgtttaatttttacaattaa
- the CYP23 gene encoding peptidyl-prolyl cis-trans isomerase, putative, with the protein MFTLCKGYSDDEEEETNLINTISEKKKSLEEKISYYKLKGKVERGHITIYTNLGEFEIELYWYHSPKTCLNFYTLCEIGYYDNSIFHRVIPDYIIQGGDPTGTGKGGKSIYGEYFEDEINKELKHTGAGILSMSNNGPNTNSSQFFITLCPLPHLDGKHTIFARVSKNMTCIENIASVQTTATNKPIFDVKILRTSTAVKVD; encoded by the coding sequence ATGTTCACATTGTGTAAAGGTTACAGTGATGACGAAGAGGAAGAAACAAACCTCATTAATACCATTTccgaaaagaaaaaatctctagaagaaaaaatttcgtattataaattaaaaggaaaagtaGAAAGAGGCCATATAACAATATACACGAATTTAGGAGAATTTGAAATAGAATTGTACTGGTATCACAGTCCGAAAAcatgtttaaatttttatacattatgtGAAATTGGCTATTATGATAATTCAATATTTCATAGAGTTATACCTGACTATATCATACAAGGTGGAGACCCAACGGGAACAGGAAAAGGTggaaaaagtatatatggggaatattttgaagatgaaataaataaagaattaaaacATACGGGAGCTGGTATACTAAGTATGTCCAACAATGGCCCCAATACAAATTCTTCTCagttttttataacattatgTCCTTTACCTCATTTAGATGGGAAACACACTATTTTTGCCAGGGTCAGTAAAAATATGACTTGTATAGAAAATATTGCGTCTGTCCAAACAACTGCAACTAACAAGCCAATTTTTGACGTGAAAATTTTGCGAACATCAACAGCTGTAAAAGTGGATTAA
- the PmUG01_10015900 gene encoding conserved Plasmodium protein, unknown function: protein MIEDENLSLESFKKLKELEEKLNEKTKNRDKKKKDEKNSVKNFMQLKSLEYSLPLKFKKKIKSMKINKLKDLKKLAVTKKKRFFIKILDNKDIKGKKKQK, encoded by the coding sequence ATGATAGAAGATGAGAATTTAAGCTTGGAgtctttcaaaaaattaaaggagctggaagaaaaattaaatgaaaaaacaaaaaatagggataagaaaaaaaaagatgaaaaaaactcggtaaaaaattttatgcagCTTAAATCATTAGAGTATTCATTACCATTAAAattcaagaaaaaaataaaatccaTGAAGATTAACAAACTGAAGGATCTGAAAAAGCTAGCTGTTACTAAAAAGAAGagattttttataaaaatattagataataaagatatcaaaggaaaaaagaaacagaAATGA
- the CPalpha gene encoding F-actin-capping protein subunit alpha, putative, protein MGSIINEKKNFIRHVLLNSPPGKINDLVSDIKTLFGSSATIQNSIEDAISNYNEKNFVLIPLEDNEYVIICEQSKINNSYVHPKLKILATVNHLKRKVTGTTELKELNYPQELESYRELCSVKLEKYLQAHYSKWNEKQTINYPSVNLKCKNGLSSKCSSSVYASKRGDRFNLFFIICRDRYYLKNFHASSWRSSWEVNFLLTDDQVLLRGNIDVALTYFEDANINFKTTKKFEKTVLVNKDVEQFSSTILSAISEFENSTLYDLNNFFININKELIKSTRKIIPLNGDKFNWMETYQDIPMQIKLT, encoded by the exons ATGGGAAgcataataaatgaaaagaaaaatttcattAGACATGTTCTATTGAATTCACCTCcaggaaaaataaatgactTGGTTTCAG atataaaaacCTTATTTGGGTCAAGTGCGACTATCCAAAATTCTATCGAAGATGCCATATCAAATTATAACGAAAAGAACTTCGTGCTCATTCCCCTCGAGGATAACGAATAC GTCATAATTTGTGAACAGTCAAAAATCAACAACTCATACGTTCACCCAAAACTAAAGATACTAGCTACTGTTAACCATCTGAAGAGa aaagTTACCGGAACCACTGAGTTAAAAGAATTGAACTACCCCCAAGAATTAGAAAGTTATAG AGAATTGTGTAGCGTAAAACTAGAGAAATATCTTCAAGCACATTATTCAAAATGGAATGAGAAGCAAACAATAAATTATCCCAgtgttaatttaaaatgtaaaaatggaTTAAGCTCAAAATGTAGTTCATCTGTTTATGCTTCCAAACGAGGGGATAGATTTAAtctctttttcattatatgtCGTGACAgatattatttaaagaattttca CGCAAGTTCGTGGAGAAGTTCATGGGAggtcaattttttattaacagaTGACCAAGTCCTCTTAAga GGAAACATAGACGTAGCACTAACATATTTTGAGGACGCTAACATAAATTTCAAGACAAccaaaaaatttgaaaaaacagTTCTAGTGAACAAG GACGTTGAGCAATTCTCTTCCACCATTTTATCAGCCATAAGTGAATTTGAAAACTCTACCCTCTATGATctaaataacttttttatcaacataa ataaggaattaataaaaagtactAGAAAAATTATACCATTGAATGGCGATAAATTTAACTGGATGGAGACATATCAGGATATCCCCATGCAAATTAAGTTAACATAA
- the DHHC7 gene encoding palmitoyltransferase, putative, with protein sequence MFKGNGKKAPQNILDDDSKITAVSEKTESTSYTNKKKKKNKHKKKKNSGSKKDSDDKSIISVTESTREEPGVENSMLDQSTNLKDEALSVNYNTDMSCSIQNNKHTFVRLLPVFFIFLLLLGIYLIYIMYHCLPLISRNHNKVYIDYNKKRGIIEISVFHIFLIMYLVNYIMSIVVSPGSIPNTEEWAFKDFQNNYLENMEGYLLEKKRTGERRYCKWCCKYKPDRTHHCRVCRKCILKMDHHCPWIYNCVGYRNHKYFMLSLIYCCFTTVFVSVTLFNSVRSAINHRETAFNEMFLLLFGETLNSFLALVITCFLFFHLWLMLRAMTTIEFCEKQTSYQNQTYSKYYNKGLYSNMKEVFGESPFLWFLPIDNRRGDGINFIKAYNKDYSEKGSEETIPIKANMK encoded by the exons atgtttaaaggaaatggaaaaaaggccccacaaaatattttagacGATGATAGTAAAATAACTGCAGTATCTGAAAAAACGGAGTCTACTAgttatacaaataaaaagaaaaag AAGAATAAAcacaagaaaaagaaaaatagcgGGAGTAAGAAGGACTCTGATGACAAGAGCATTATAAGTGTAACGGAAAGCACAAGAGAAGAACCAGGGGTCGAAAATTCAATGTTAGACCAATCCACTAATTTAAAAGATGAAGCATTAAgtgtaaattataatacgGATATGTCCTGTTCGattcaaaataataagcATACATTCGTTCGTCTTTTACCtgtgttttttatatttttactactCCTAGGAATATaccttatatacataatg tatcaCTGTTTGCCATTAATATCTAGGAATCACAACAAGGTGTACATAGACTATAACAAGAAAAG GGGCATAATTGAGATATCagtttttcatatatttctaataatgTATTTAGTGAACTACATTATGTCAATAGTAGTATCACCTGGTTCTATACCGAATACAGAAGAATGGGCATTTAAagattttcaaaataattatttagaaaatatggAAGGTTATTTattagaaaagaaaagaactGGGGAAAGAAGATATTGTAAATGGTGCTGTAAATATAAACCTGATAGGACTCATCATTGTCGTGTTTGtagaaaatgtattttaaaaatggatCATCACTGCCCTTGGATATATAATTGTGTTGGATATAGaaatcataaatattttatgcttTCTTTAATTTACTGTTGTTTTACAACGGTATTTGTTTCAGTAACTCTCTTCAATTCTGTTAGAAGTGCCATTAACCATAGAGAA ACGGCATTTAATGAGATGTTCTTGCTTTTATTTGGAGAAACTTTAAACTCGTTCCTAGCCCTTGTTATTACatgtttcttattttttcatttatg gctAATGCTCAGGGCCATGACGACCATCGAGTTTTGTGAGAAGCAGACGAGCTACCAAAACCAGACTTACTCa aaatattataacaaagGTTTATACTCAAATATGAAAGAGGTTTTTGGAGAATCTCCCTTTTTGTGGTTTTTGCCTAtag ACAATAGAAGAGGAGAtggaataaattttataaaagctTACAATAAAGATTATAGTGAGAAGGGTTCGGAGGAAACCATACCGATAAAAGCAAACATGAAGTAA
- the PmUG01_10016200 gene encoding conserved Plasmodium protein, unknown function has product MEDQVNNSDSLLSFSLEKEISNLYKKDDYMKHCLVRNNIEPIALDDEVHILKREEQKTFNLTDILKSLENKKENDTEKSDVIFPEYVEHRQVEEDIKEEVDRINNGVYLHEVNIIDNSYYDSFSDNLYDTYSNPINIKGDMYIKNIVHFEDQSPYNSLYDIYKVEWFLGLDINDNRIHEIVPISQGMCFQIPFESLGKYIFCKAYRRIYVNSCIQKKEKHTVIDPHTLNTKPVKFKADPEYVEKYAITNKGPVLISIDIAFKILTYLCTNHYSTQVIIEDPLENLYKLSNSSSSDDDCTITTDSNTINEQNNYQQFVATLSVHFNELKFSLVTAYANNERGESGRHTNNVQSNEMANQMINQKKENVQTKFFDLFNFVGNDPALTLSDSGTMYGHCTYELDEKRVNQKGKSGTIKGKIKYTNGLEQDKIKYTNGQEDEKINCKKGNTKESRTDEFVFNLHELEFRLSSKEDCIVISIASNLQKSFKFVKYKMLTIKPVDKNISVSDLWVILLAFKSARSYKKIFQKYSKRIYTNTNISFVQHMINNYLIKLNVKNVSGTLPFHKINTIFN; this is encoded by the coding sequence ATGGAGGATCAAGTTAACAACAGCGATTCTCTTCTATCCTTTTCTTTAGAAAAGGAAATTTcaaatttgtataaaaaagaTGATTATATGAAACACTGTCTTGttagaaataatatagaGCCAATAGCATTAGATGATGaagttcatattttaaaaagggaggaacaaaaaacatttaatttaacagatattttaaaatcactagaaaataaaaaagaaaatgatacGGAAAAATCTGATGTTATTTTTCCAGAATATGTGGAACATAGGCAAGTTGAAGAAGATATAAAGGAAGAAGTGGATAGAATAAATAATGGTGTATATTTACACGAAGTTAATATAATAGATAATTCATATTATGATTCTTTCTCTGATAACTTATATGATACTTATTCTAATCCAATAAACATAAAAGGtgatatgtacataaaaaatattgtacatTTTGAAGATCAATCTCCATATAATTCTTtgtatgatatatataaagtagaATGGTTTTTAGGCTTagatataaatgataatcgGATACATGAAATTGTACCTATAAGTCAAGGAATGTGTTTTCAAATTCCTTTTGAATCCTTagggaaatatattttttgtaaagcATATagacgtatatatgtaaattcttgtattcaaaaaaaagaaaaacatacaGTCATAGATCCTCACACTTTGAATACTAAACCTGTTAAATTTAAAGCAGATCCAGAATACGTAGAAAAATATGCAATTACAAATAAAGGTCCGGTTTTAATTTCTATAGATAttgcttttaaaattttaacttaTTTATGTACTAATCATTATTCTACACAAGTAATTATTGAAGATCCTTTAGAAAATTTGTATAAGTTATCTAATTCTTCATCTTCAGATGATGACTGCACAATTACAACGGACTCCAACActataaatgaacaaaataattatcagCAGTTTGTCGCTACTTTATCGGTGCATTTTAATGAACTGAAATTTTCCCTTGTAACTGCTTATGCTAACAACGAAAGAGGGGAATCGGGTAGGCATACGAATAATGTGCAGAGTAACGAAATGGCAAACCAAATGATAAAtcagaaaaaagaaaatgttcAAACTAAATTTTTCGATTTGTTTAATTTCGTTGGTAATGACCCTGCTTTGACACTATCAGACAGTGGAACTATGTATGGTCACTGTACATACGAGTTAGATGAAAAACGAGTAAATCAAAAAGGTAAAAGTGGAAcaataaaagggaaaataaaatatacaaatggACTGGAGCaggacaaaataaaatatacaaatggACAAGAAGACgagaaaataaattgtaaaaaGGGTAACACGAAAGAATCTCGCACAGATGAGTTCGTCTTCAATTTACATGAACTGGAGTTCCGACTTTCTAGTAAAGAGGACTGCATAGTAATAAGTATTGCAagtaatttacaaaaatcattcaaatttgtaaaatataagatGCTAACTATCAAACCAGTAGACAAAAACATTTCTGTAAGTGATTTATGGGTCATATTACTAGCTTTTAAATCTGCAcgttcatataaaaaaatttttcaaaaatattcaaagagaATATACACAAATACGAACATTTCGTTTGTTCAGCATATGATAAATAATTacttaattaaattaaatgtaaaaaatgtaagtGGGACTTTGCCGTTTCACAAAATAAACACAATATTCAACTAG
- the EIF3E gene encoding eukaryotic translation initiation factor 3 subunit E, putative, which translates to MEINNRSDNDQSVWVNKICPYLDPHMSQIILGWLKENKFLDELELEKNLNTLNEGCEKEIASIEIEFTNRNRGVISNCLDSLEIEIEEFQEAMNDYKNDQMNKIGGSVEKKSIMALREWCNGNAADKSINNNNISSNSNSKTYTFSDNIDDKILKLSRYYYQKKDYQKSKQHLLLYILNISEIVINITDSPKMRVCYWGIISNIINSFFQNLNNDEYLFCKNEEDKFVLKEEIINEINVCVETIVKLSQLLIKEKVTKNEIILQRSWLIHWSLILIFHFFLYVIYVKNIYPKSNSFSMLQDWFIDEKNLSILNIICPHIIRYYCVYAIFYRNRKDHFELIMNTLNLLKPKYTDSFTSLLVSIFTDYDFNMAQKCIAQIGSLCEQDVFLFKLKPYIEEQSRFIIFETYCRIHKSINIDMIANKINLPRDDAERWIVNLIRNAKLDAKIDSEKNCIEVSTTLPNLYQQVIDKTQNLTMRSNFLVQILNRSSSDEHFQKNTRFKNKNEKNKNTKRNKQYNHMYNANKSSGKLVVTSM; encoded by the exons ATGGAAATTAACAACAGAAGTGATAACGATCAGTCCGTTTGGGTAAACAAAATATGTCCCTACTTAGATCCGCACATGAGTCAGATCATATTGGGTTGGCTCAAGGAAAATAAG TTTCTGGACGAGTTGGAGTTAGAGAAAAATCTGAACACCCTGAACGAGGGGTGCGAAAAGGAAATAGCGAGTATCGAAATTGAGTTTACAAACCGAAACAGAGGAGTAATATCAAATTGTTTAGACAGCTTAGAAATAGAAATAGAAGAATTTCAAGAAGCTATGAATGATTATAAGAATGACCAGATGAATAAAATAGGAGGTTCAGTTGAAAAGAAAAGTATAATGGCATTACGTGAATGGTGTAATGGTAATGCTGCAGATAAGAGtatcaataataataatattagtagcaatagtaatagtaaaaCATACACATTTTCGGACAATATTGAcgataaaatattaaaattaagtaGGTACTACTACCAGAAGAAAGATTATCAAAAGAGTAAACaacatttattattgtatatattgaaCATATCGGAAATAGTAATAAACATAACGGATTCACCTAAAATGAGAGTATGTTATTGGGGTATTAttagtaatattataaatagcttttttcaaaatttaaataatgatgaatatttattttgtaaaaatgaagagGATAAATTCgttttaaaagaagaaataataaatgagaTAAATGTATGTGTAGAAACAATAGTAAAATTAAGTCAACtattaattaaagaaaagGTAACAAAGAATGAAATAATTCTACAAAGAAGTTGGTTAATACATTGgtctttaatattaatatttcatttctttttgtatgtaatatatgtaaaaaatatatatccaaAAAGTAATTCATTTTCTATGTTACAAGATTGGTTtattgatgaaaaaaatttatctattctaaatattatatgtccTCATATTATTAGGTATTATTGTGTATATgcaatattttatagaaatagaaaagatcattttgaattaattatgaatacattaaatttattaaaaccaAAATATACCGATTCATTTACTTCTTTATTAGTATCAATTTTTACGGACTATGATTTTAATATGGCACAAAAATGCATTGCACAAATAGGCTCTTTATGTGAACAAGATgtattcttatttaaattaaaaccATATATAGAAGAACAAAGTcgatttattatttttgaaacCTATTGTCGTATACATAAATCaataaatatagatatgATAGCAAACAAAATTAATCTCCCAAGAGATGATGCTGAAAGATGGattgttaatttaattaGAAATGCTAAATTAGATGCAAAAATTGATAGTGAAAAGAATTGCATTGAAGTATCCACTACGTTACCTAATCTATATCAACAAGTTATTGATAAGACACAAAACCTTACCATGCGATCAAACTTTCTTGTACAAATCTTGAACAGATCATCATCAGATGAACATTTCCAAAAAAATACCAggttcaaaaataaaaatgaaaaaaataaaaacaccAAGAGAAATAAGCAATACAATCATATGTACAATGCCAACAAGTCTTCTGGCAAGCTCGTTGTTACCAGCATGTAG